The Astatotilapia calliptera chromosome 14, fAstCal1.2, whole genome shotgun sequence genome includes a region encoding these proteins:
- the LOC113035767 gene encoding tripartite motif-containing protein 3-like isoform X2 produces MSVIMAKRETGSTSPVVRQIDKQFLVCSICLDHYHNPKVLPCLHTFCEKCLQNYIPPQSLTLSCPVCRQTSILPEKGVAALQNNFFITNLMEVLQRDPECSQPEAGNVLESANAATTCQPLSCPNHEGKVMEFYCESCETAMCLECTEGEHREHVTVPLRDVLEQHKSALKGQLDTVRNRLPQLTAAIDLVNEISKQLTERKNDSVTEISNTFDELEKALHQRKTALITEVENICSTKQKVLQTQLTSLLQGRENIQSSCNFTEHALSHGSATEVLLVQKQMGERVSALARHSFPEHPHENGHLECQVETDGLRRSIQNLGVLITTGAVGHTSVATGEGLRHALVGQHTTITVTTKDKDGELVKTGNAVLRAEIISADGVCTEAEVVDNKNGTYEVGYTLRSEGEFTFSLLLYEQPVRGSPFRLRAVKPSDVLQSPDDVKRRVKSPSGGGGHVRQKAVRRPSSMYSTTKKKENPIEDELIYRVGTRGRDKGEFTNLQGISASSNGRIVVADSNNQCIQVFSNDGQFKMRFGVRGRSPGQLQRPTGVTVDMNGDIIVADYDNRWISIFSSDGKFKNKIGAGRLMGPKGVAVDKNGHIITVDNKACCVFIFQSNGKLVTKFGARGTSDRHFAGPHFVAVNNKNEIVVTDFHNHSVKVYNADGEFLFKFGSHGEGNGQFNAPTGVAVDANGNIIVADWGNSRIQVFDSSGSFLSYINTSADPLYGPQGLALTSDGHVAVADSGNHCFKVYRYLQ; encoded by the exons ATGTCTGTCATTATGGCGAAGCGTGAGACTGGCAGCACCAGCCCTGTGGTGAGGCAGATAGACAAGCAGTTCCTGGTCTGCAGCATCTGTTTGGACCATTATCACAACCCAAAGGTGCTACCCTGCCTGCACACCTTCTGTGAGAA ATGTCTACAGAACTACATCCCTCCCCAGTCTTTGACACTATCCTGCCCAGTGTGCAGACAGACTTCTATCTTGCCAGAGAAGGGTGTGGCAGCCCTGCAGAACAACTTCTTCATCACAAACCTAATGGAGGTGTTACAACGAGACCCAGAGTGCAGCCAGCCTGAGGCGGGCAATGTTCTTGAGTCAGCCAACGCAGCTACAACCTGTCAGCCCCTTTCTTGCCCTAATCACGAGGGCAAG GTGATGGAGTTTTACTGCGAGTCATGTGAAACAGCCATGTGTCTGGAGTGTACAGAAGGAGAACACAGGGAACATGTGACGGTGCCTCTAAGGGATGTGCTCGAACAGCATAAGTCAGCCCTTAAAGGTCAGCTGGACACTGTTCGCAACAG ACTACCTCAGTTGACAGCTGCCATTGACCTTGTGAATGAGATCTCCAAGCAACTTACAGAAAGGAAAAATGACTCTGTGACAGAAATCAGTAATACTTTTGATGAGCTGGAGAAGGCCCTACACCAACGCAAGACTGCTCTCATTACTGAGGTGGAAAACATCTGCAGCACCAAGCAGAAG GTGCTTCAAACTCAGCTTACCTCTTTGCTTCAGGGCAGAGAGAACATTCAGAGTAGCTGTAACTTCACAGAGCATGCACTGAGCCATGGGAGCGCCACTGAAGTCCTTCTGGTCCAAAAACAAATGGGTGAGAGGGTGAGTGCTCTGGCAAGACACAGCTTTCCCGAGCATCCTCATGAAAACGGACATCTGGAATGCCAGGTGGAGACGGATGGATTGAGGCGCTCCATTCAGAATCTAGGAGTCCTGATCACAACGGGGGCTGTAGGCCATACCAGCGTTGCCACCGGTGAAGGTCTGCGACACGCACTAGTTGGCCAACACACCACTATCACAGTCACCACTAAAGACAAAGATGGAGAATTGGTGAAGACTGGTAACGCGGTTCTTAGGGCAGAGATTATCTCTGCGGATGGGGTGTGTACTGAAGCTGAGGTGGTGGACAACAAAAACGGCACCTACGAGGTTGGATACACCCTCCGCTCTGAGGGAGAATTCACCTTTTCTTTGCTGCTATATGAACAGCCTGTGAGGGGGAGTCCTTTCCGTTTGCGTGCTGTCAAACCGTCAGATGTCCTGCAGTCGCCAGACGATGTGAAGAGACGAGTGAAGTCCCCAAGCGGAGGAGGAGGTCATGTTCGCCAGAAGGCCGTGCGCAGGCCTTCCAGCATGTATAGCACCaccaagaaaaaggaaaatccaATAGAGGACGAGCTGATATATAGAGTTG GAACAAGAGGGAGAGATAAAGGAGAATTCACCAATCTTCAAGGCATCTCGGCCTCCAGTAATGGTCGGATTGTGGTAGCAGATAGCAACAACCAGTGCATACAG gtTTTCTCTAACGACGGCCAGTTTAAGATGAGGTTTGGGGTAAGAGGTCGTTCACCAGGCCAGCTGCAGCGCCCCACAGGAGTCACAGTAGACATGAACGGGGACATAATTGTAGCTGACTATGACAACAGATGGATTAGCATCTTCTCCTCGGATGGCAAGTTCAAG AATAAGATTGGTGCTGGAAGATTAATGGGCCCCAAAGGTGTGGCTGTGGACAAGAATGGACACATTATCACGGTTGATAATAAGGCCTGCTGTGTCTTCATCTTCCAATCAAATGGGAAGTTGGTGACAAAGTTTGGCGCCAGAGGAACATCAGACAGACACTTTGCAG GTCCTCACTTTGTGgctgtaaataacaaaaatgagaTTGTGGTAACAGACTTCCACAACCATTCAGTGAAG GTGTACAATGCAGATGGGGAGTTCTTGTTTAAATTTGGCTCACACGGAGAGGGGAACGGCCAGTTTAATGCTCCAACGGGTGTGGCTGTGGATGCCAATGGAAATATCATTGTTGCTGATTGGGGAAACAGTCGGATCCAG GTGTTTGACAGCTCAGGGTCTTTCCTCTCCTATATCAACACATCAGCGGACCCGCTTTATGGCCCCCAGGGCTTGGCTCTCACATCTGATGGCCACGTGGCGGTGGCAGACTCTGGGAACCACTGCTTCAAGGTCTACCGTTACCTACAGTAG
- the LOC113035767 gene encoding tripartite motif-containing protein 3-like isoform X1 has protein sequence MSVIMAKRETGSTSPVVRQIDKQFLVCSICLDHYHNPKVLPCLHTFCEKCLQNYIPPQSLTLSCPVCRQTSILPEKGVAALQNNFFITNLMEVLQRDPECSQPEAGNVLESANAATTCQPLSCPNHEGKVMEFYCESCETAMCLECTEGEHREHVTVPLRDVLEQHKSALKGQLDTVRNRLPQLTAAIDLVNEISKQLTERKNDSVTEISNTFDELEKALHQRKTALITEVENICSTKQKVLQTQLTSLLQGRENIQSSCNFTEHALSHGSATEVLLVQKQMGERVSALARHSFPEHPHENGHLECQVETDGLRRSIQNLGVLITTGAVGHTSVATGEGLRHALVGQHTTITVTTKDKDGELVKTGNAVLRAEIISADGVCTEAEVVDNKNGTYEVGYTLRSEGEFTFSLLLYEQPVRGSPFRLRAVKPSDVLQSPDDVKRRVKSPSGGGGHVRQKAVRRPSSMYSTTKKKENPIEDELIYRVGTRGRDKGEFTNLQGISASSNGRIVVADSNNQCIQVFSNDGQFKMRFGVRGRSPGQLQRPTGVTVDMNGDIIVADYDNRWISIFSSDGKFKNKIGAGRLMGPKGVAVDKNGHIITVDNKACCVFIFQSNGKLVTKFGARGTSDRHFAEKSGANIALDTKISKSGPVFSPHFVAVNNKNEIVVTDFHNHSVKVYNADGEFLFKFGSHGEGNGQFNAPTGVAVDANGNIIVADWGNSRIQVFDSSGSFLSYINTSADPLYGPQGLALTSDGHVAVADSGNHCFKVYRYLQ, from the exons ATGTCTGTCATTATGGCGAAGCGTGAGACTGGCAGCACCAGCCCTGTGGTGAGGCAGATAGACAAGCAGTTCCTGGTCTGCAGCATCTGTTTGGACCATTATCACAACCCAAAGGTGCTACCCTGCCTGCACACCTTCTGTGAGAA ATGTCTACAGAACTACATCCCTCCCCAGTCTTTGACACTATCCTGCCCAGTGTGCAGACAGACTTCTATCTTGCCAGAGAAGGGTGTGGCAGCCCTGCAGAACAACTTCTTCATCACAAACCTAATGGAGGTGTTACAACGAGACCCAGAGTGCAGCCAGCCTGAGGCGGGCAATGTTCTTGAGTCAGCCAACGCAGCTACAACCTGTCAGCCCCTTTCTTGCCCTAATCACGAGGGCAAG GTGATGGAGTTTTACTGCGAGTCATGTGAAACAGCCATGTGTCTGGAGTGTACAGAAGGAGAACACAGGGAACATGTGACGGTGCCTCTAAGGGATGTGCTCGAACAGCATAAGTCAGCCCTTAAAGGTCAGCTGGACACTGTTCGCAACAG ACTACCTCAGTTGACAGCTGCCATTGACCTTGTGAATGAGATCTCCAAGCAACTTACAGAAAGGAAAAATGACTCTGTGACAGAAATCAGTAATACTTTTGATGAGCTGGAGAAGGCCCTACACCAACGCAAGACTGCTCTCATTACTGAGGTGGAAAACATCTGCAGCACCAAGCAGAAG GTGCTTCAAACTCAGCTTACCTCTTTGCTTCAGGGCAGAGAGAACATTCAGAGTAGCTGTAACTTCACAGAGCATGCACTGAGCCATGGGAGCGCCACTGAAGTCCTTCTGGTCCAAAAACAAATGGGTGAGAGGGTGAGTGCTCTGGCAAGACACAGCTTTCCCGAGCATCCTCATGAAAACGGACATCTGGAATGCCAGGTGGAGACGGATGGATTGAGGCGCTCCATTCAGAATCTAGGAGTCCTGATCACAACGGGGGCTGTAGGCCATACCAGCGTTGCCACCGGTGAAGGTCTGCGACACGCACTAGTTGGCCAACACACCACTATCACAGTCACCACTAAAGACAAAGATGGAGAATTGGTGAAGACTGGTAACGCGGTTCTTAGGGCAGAGATTATCTCTGCGGATGGGGTGTGTACTGAAGCTGAGGTGGTGGACAACAAAAACGGCACCTACGAGGTTGGATACACCCTCCGCTCTGAGGGAGAATTCACCTTTTCTTTGCTGCTATATGAACAGCCTGTGAGGGGGAGTCCTTTCCGTTTGCGTGCTGTCAAACCGTCAGATGTCCTGCAGTCGCCAGACGATGTGAAGAGACGAGTGAAGTCCCCAAGCGGAGGAGGAGGTCATGTTCGCCAGAAGGCCGTGCGCAGGCCTTCCAGCATGTATAGCACCaccaagaaaaaggaaaatccaATAGAGGACGAGCTGATATATAGAGTTG GAACAAGAGGGAGAGATAAAGGAGAATTCACCAATCTTCAAGGCATCTCGGCCTCCAGTAATGGTCGGATTGTGGTAGCAGATAGCAACAACCAGTGCATACAG gtTTTCTCTAACGACGGCCAGTTTAAGATGAGGTTTGGGGTAAGAGGTCGTTCACCAGGCCAGCTGCAGCGCCCCACAGGAGTCACAGTAGACATGAACGGGGACATAATTGTAGCTGACTATGACAACAGATGGATTAGCATCTTCTCCTCGGATGGCAAGTTCAAG AATAAGATTGGTGCTGGAAGATTAATGGGCCCCAAAGGTGTGGCTGTGGACAAGAATGGACACATTATCACGGTTGATAATAAGGCCTGCTGTGTCTTCATCTTCCAATCAAATGGGAAGTTGGTGACAAAGTTTGGCGCCAGAGGAACATCAGACAGACACTTTGCAG agaAAAGTGGTGCAAACATTGCACTGGATACAAAGATTAGTAAATCTGGCCCTGTTTTCA GTCCTCACTTTGTGgctgtaaataacaaaaatgagaTTGTGGTAACAGACTTCCACAACCATTCAGTGAAG GTGTACAATGCAGATGGGGAGTTCTTGTTTAAATTTGGCTCACACGGAGAGGGGAACGGCCAGTTTAATGCTCCAACGGGTGTGGCTGTGGATGCCAATGGAAATATCATTGTTGCTGATTGGGGAAACAGTCGGATCCAG GTGTTTGACAGCTCAGGGTCTTTCCTCTCCTATATCAACACATCAGCGGACCCGCTTTATGGCCCCCAGGGCTTGGCTCTCACATCTGATGGCCACGTGGCGGTGGCAGACTCTGGGAACCACTGCTTCAAGGTCTACCGTTACCTACAGTAG